The genome window TCCATAGTGGCCATGGAGTTTATGTATCGGTTCGGCATTTCAACGGCAAACTGACCGTCCCCGGTGTACGTTTCATGCCAGATATTTCCATCGGCACGCATTCGCGCAATCCTGTCGCCGAACTCGTTGTACGACCATCTCATCCTTCGTTCTTCGATAATATTATAGTTTTCGAAACCCCTGAAGGACAGGTTCTCGTAACGGTCTTCCATTTCATAAAATGAATAACCCCATTTTTTGTACATATCGTAATTGGAGCCGAAACTGCCCATGAAAGTCTGATTCTTACTCTCTTTCATCGCCATCGAAAGAGCATTGAGACGATCTTCCGTAGACATTGCAAGCCAGTCTTGCTCAGTGAGCTTACGAAGGTCATAAACATTTTGAGCGTAAACATTCACGGCAAGACATAAAATCCAAATCGATAAAATAATCCCGATAACACGATGTCTCATGTTGAGATCTCCGTTAGAAAATTGGGGCGTTATATAACATTGAATTCGGACAGAAAATCCTCGATTTTGGACATAAGTCTTGAGAATAATAATATCAATTCGGCAAAAAGCAAGAATAAATTTAGATTTTATCGTGAATTTTTATCAAATTTGTTTTTGTCGGTTTGTGCCCTCTTACCAGAGCGATATTTTATGCAAAAAAATGGGGGAAATCACCAAATAATTATTCATTTACCTGTGCGACAATCACAACATAGTTTTTTCCGTGTTTTTTTGCGCACTTGGGGCAGGTAGTATACCACATATACCATTTTTTTATGGAAAGCTCTTTACTGGCGACGTAACTTTCAAAATCTTTACACCACTTTCCCGTATCTTTATAAGGCCCCTCATAAACTTTACTCAGGAATTTTCCGGATAATGTAACAGTGTCGGCGGCTGGAATTTCTTTATCGACGGACAAATAAACATCCATATTCCATTTTGAGGTATGATCCGATAAACAAAGCCTGTCCGGCATACCCGCATGCGCTTCTCTCACCTTCCTGTCGAGCCTTTTCATGACCGCCCCGAAATTAAAGGGCATGTAAAAAACCGTAAATACCTTGTCTCTGATGAACAGCCTGTTGTTCCACTCGAATAGTTTCCCGTCCCACGGCTGAGGATCGAATTCCGGGCAACACTGATTATTCTGCTCCTGGTTGTTCATGGTTGTTTACCCCCTTTAATCAGCAGTCCGAAGATATTTTCAGACACTTCCGCATTTTTAAGGCCAGTCTCGGCAAGAATTTCCTCAATTTCACTTTTGATATAAGCTGCGTTGATGGAAGACACCAGGCCGGGGCGTATTTCTGCCGGCTTCACATTGATTTTCATAAACCAGACCACGAAGGGATTCATATTTCTTTTCAAATCGCTTATATGGAACTTGCCTCCCGGCTTTAACACACGGTAAATTTCTGCGAAGGCTTTTCCCGGTTCGCTCCATTCATGCAAAGACCCATTCGAAAATACTGCATCGAAAGTGTCGTCCGCAAAAGGTATTTCTTCGGCTCTGCCATTTTTATACCCGACTCTGTTTTCAAGCTTGTAATCGCTGGCATTTTTCATGGCCATACTGATCATATTCCCGCTGATTTCCACACCTTTCAAAACCGTTCCCTCTGTTTTTTTCAGCCACTCAAGCCCGAGATAACCGGGACCGGGACCGATTTCCAGAACTTCACCCTTATCGATTCCGAATTTGATGATATCGTCCGTTTCCATATAACCCTTATCCCGTAAATTTCTCTGCATTTGATCAAAGATTTTTACATCGGATTCTCCCTGAATACCCTGATCCGTCTCGATGATTCTCTCTTTTATCTTTTTGCCGGGCTGCGATTCTTTCATGGCTGTCTCCGATGGCTCGGTTTTAACATCATGTGAGGAATATATGAGGAATATATATAAGGGATCGTATGAACGCAACTGCATATAAATTCATCCGGCACGATATGATGACCCGAAAGCAGTTGTCGCCGAAGAAAACCTGAATCTCCGCTCCCGCTCCATATGGACACATAGACAAAAACCGTCAAAAAACTGTCTGGATACTATGCCAGGGTACTCCCGATCCGAAGATATCGGCGGAACCCGGTTTTGGAATGAGGAGGTTCGGACAAAAATTAACACGGTTTATTCACAAGATATGATAGAACGCGGATATTCGCGGATTGGGTTGATAAACACGGATTTGTTTTTTTTATGCAAATCTTTTTTTGATGTAAACGGTGATTACCCGCTCAAGGCAGTATAAATAATATCTTACCTTTGTTTATGTCATTGTGGTCAATATTTTTATGAATAAATCGAATTGCCCGTGGAAAAACCATGAAAAAAAACTATACAATGCGGGACAGTCCGGAGATATTGAACACAAGAGGTAATTGGGTCGGCTTTTAAAGATAAAAACCCATTATATGGCAAATGGCGGAGAGGCAGGGATTCGAACCCTGGGGCAGTTTTTGGACCACCACTCGCTTAGCAGGCGAGCACCTTCAGCCTACTCGGTCACCTCTCCGTACCGTGGAAGCTATGAATATATATATTTCTAAAATATGAAAATATGTCCCCGATGGCAAGCAGAATCGGAATCGTGATTATCCGGATGAGAAGATTCCCCGGTTCAATCGCGGTCATCCTTTTTAATCATGGTAATCCCGGTTCAAAGCTTTTGGGGGATTTCAATATAAACCCGGTGTTGCCATTTTTCGGCTGATATATTATAGTACATTTTCACAATGCCGAAACCATTTAAGGAAATAATCCGTGAACTTTCAGATAATCCAACGTATTACCCTTCTTGTGCTCGTTTTGAATTCCGGGTTGATTCCCCGCATATACGGCGATCCGAAACAGCCGGTAAAGTCCCCCGTGCAGTACCGTCTCCGTCAGATCATGATGGATGCTGTCGTTTCACCGCGCCGTGATGCCGAAGTACGGAAACTTGCCGAAACGGTGCTTGCGGAAGCCTCGAAAGGTGGAAATTTCACCGCGCTGGCGAAACGGTATTCGCAGGAACCCGGCGCCGGAAAAACAGGCGGCGACCTCGGATTTTTCACCCGCAGCCAGATGGTAAAACCTTTCTCGGACGCCGTGTTCGCCATGAAACCGGGTGAAATCAGGGGGCTGGTAAAAACACAGTACGGTTATCATATCATCAACCTTATCGCGATTAACGGGGACAAACGTCACGCCCGGCATATCCTTTTCATGCTGACTCCCGACAGAGCCGACAGCATGGCCGTGCTTGAAACCCTCGCATCGATCCGGACCAGGCTCATCGGGGGTGAGCGGTTCGAGACCCTGTTCGCCCGGTACAACACCTACGATACCCTCGCTGATACGGATGGGTACATGGTGTGGCAGAAACCCGGGGACATGCTGCCCGATTTCGCGAATGCGGTCATGGGTCTCGATACCGGTGCAATCAGCAGACCGTTTGTTTCGATTATCGGATTTCATATCGTGCTCGTTGACAGCATCAATTACAATCCGGGGAAGCTTCTCAAAGGATTTCCGCCGTATATCGAAGAGCGCCTGAAGAACAAAAACGTTAAGAAACCATAACTTATATATTGTCGGGGGTTACATGGAATTTATTCATGCACTGCTCGTTAAAATTTCAGATGTACTCTGGGGCATACCCCTCATGATCGCTCTTATCGGCACCGGGCTGTATCTGACTGTCAATCTGGGATTTGTCCAGTTCAGGTATATGGCAAAAGCGCTCAGGATGATTTTTCTTCCGCCTCATGACGAAACCAGTCCCGGGGATATATCGCATTTCCAGGCGTTGATGACAGCCCTTGCTGCCACGGTCGGAACGGGTAATATCGCCGGGGTGGGAACCGCGATCGCCATGGGCGGCCCGGGAGGCATGTTCTGGATGTGGGTGACCGGCCTCGTCGGCATGGCCACCAAGTATTCCGAGGCAATGCTCGCTATCCGGTACCGGACAATCGAGCCGAACGGCACGGTCGCCGGCGGCCCCATGTTTTATATTGAAAAAGGGCTCAAATGCAAGTGGCTGGCGATTGTGTTCGCTGCATGCGCAAGCGTTGCCGCTTTCGGCACCGGGAACATGATCCAGTCGAATTCGGTTGCCGAGGCCATTCATGGCGCGTTCGGTATTCCGAACTGGATTACCGGAATCACTATTGCGGTTCTGGCGGGTATGGTCATTATCGGCGGAATCAAATCCATCGGCAAGGTCACGCAGGTGTTCGTACCGATTATGATAGCCTTCTACATGATCGCCGGATTGATAGCGGTCTTCATGAACCTGCACCTGTTCCCAATGGCCCTGAAATCGATTTTTGTCCATGCGCTCACCGGAAAAGCGGTTTTCGGCGGCGTTGTCGGTGCGGGTGTCAAAGAGGCGATGCGGTACGGTCTCGCCCGCGGCCTCCTGTCGAATGAAAGCGGCCAGGGCTCATCCCCGATTGCCGCGGCGGCGGCGCGAACCGATCATCCGGTCACCCAGGCTCTCGTATCAATGACCCAGACATTCATCGACACCATGGTGGTCTGTTCCATGACCGGCTTTATCATCGTCATGTCGCAGTCGATAGGGACCGAAACGGGGGCAAAGCTTACCGCTATATCGTTCGATACGCTCCTCGGCTCCGTGGCAATCGGTAATCTTGTCACCGCTATCGGACTCGCGGTATTCGCGTATTCGACGATCCTCGGGTGGAGCTATTACGGCGAGATATCCATGGAATACCTGTTCGGGCTGGGAGTGATCAAGTATTATCGCTTCATTTTTGTGATTTTTGTTTTTATCGGCGCAATTCTTCAGCTTGAAACAGTCTGGGCTTTTGCCGATGTCATGAATGCGTGCATGGCTCTGCCGAACCTGCTGGCGCTCGTACTGCTCGGCGGCGAGCTCCGTAAAATTCATAAAGACTATTTCTCGGGGCGGTTCGAATACAGGGTTTCGACTGATACATAACGTATGGGCATTTAAAAACGCCAGCGGAACCATTTGATTTGCCGCAAACGATGATTGAGGATTATATTGGTGTTGATAAAAAGGATTCTGGTTATTCAATCAGTGCATAAAACTTACGAATGAGATGTTTTCACACATTAAAGTGCCATTCCCGTGAAAACGGGAATCCATCATCTACTGCTCATGACATGGCGATATTTATACTGGATTCCCAATTCACTTCGTTCTTGGGAATGACAATACTCGTACAATAAATTTGTGTTTATAAGCTCATTGAATAACCCGAAAAAAGATCATTGACTCCATGAAACATTTTCCCGACTGAAATGGTTGATTATTCGATGAAATACGATATAGGACATATTCTCAAAAACTGGCCGTACAACCCCGATGACGACCTGGTCGTCCGCATTATAGATACACCCGAAGGGCCAAAACTCCAGATGCGTATCGACATGGGTATCATCCAGATGGAGCTGGACGGTCATCCTGCCGGTGAAAATCCCGAAGGCTTCGAATCCTGGCTCGAATACTACGAACGCCAGAGGGATATATATGAAGCCGGGAAGGTGGACGATTTTTTCTCGCTCACCAGCGATGATTGCAAAATACTCCGTCACGAAGGAGTGCAGTATTATTACCGCTATCTGAGTCTTATGAAGCTCGAGGATTACCCCCGTGTCGTCCGAGACACCGATCGTAATAGACGGCTCTTCGCATTTGTCAAGAAATATGCGCCGGGCGAGATCGACCGATGGTCGCTCGACCAGTTCCGTCCCTATATCATCATGATGAACACCCGCGCAAAAGCATCTATCCGTCTCCGCGAAAATCCTGCCACCGGCATCGAGGAGGCTGTCGAGCTGTTCGATACCGGTATCGGGGAGATTATGGAGTTCTACAATGAATACGGCCTCGCTGAGGAAATAGAATCGTCGGTTGAGCTCTCCATCCTGAAAGCGCTGAAAAACGAATTTCTCAGAAAAAGCCCCCCGAGTCTCGAAGATGAGCTCAAAAAGGCTGTCACCGAGGAACGGTTCGAGGATGCCGCCCGTATCCGCGATAAAATCCGTAACCGTCCGAAAAGAAAATAGCATTAATCAATGATACGAGAGGCGGGAATGTATGAACAGGTTCCTGGTTATTACAGCCGTACCGGCATTTCTCCTTGTTTTTTCGTGCTCCTTTTTCAAACCGGGCGCAAACACCACGAAAGAACCCGGGCAGATTGTCTGGAATATCGATAACCTGACTTCCATCGGCGGCAATACGCCGACCGTTCTCGGTTCTCCCCGCTGTATCGATACTCCGCGCGGAAAAGCGCTCCTGTTCGACGGTGTCAGGGATGCCCTCGTTATGGACAGCCACCCGCTCGAAGGGGCAACGGCGTTCACCATTGAGATTGTCTTCCGCCCCGACCGGGACGGCGCTCCCGAACAGCGTTTTCTTCATCTTCAGGAAGACGGCGGCGACAACCGTCTGCTCATCGAGACACGGCTCATCGAGAACAGCAGGTGGAGTCTCGATACCTACATGAAATCCGGCGAGACCGACCAGACCCTGCTCGAAATGGGGAACACCCATCCGCTCGGCGAATGGTACAACGCGGCGTTCGTGTTCGACGGCCGTGAAATGCGGCACTATATAAACGGTGTCATGGAACTTTCCGCCGGTATCGCCTCGTTCACACCGCCGAAAGCGGGAAAAACGTCGATCGGTGTCCGTATCAACAGGGTGTACTGGTTCAAAGGGGCAGTCAGGACAGTGCGTTTCACCCGGCGGGCGCTTTCTCCAAAAGAGTTTTTGAAGCCGTGAAAAGCGTTGTTAAAAACACCATTATGTGGATTTATGCTGTCAAGGGTCGGCACGAAGTGCCGATCCCCGATTAATAATTCGGGGACATGTTTATATGCTGGTGACCCAACAGAATCCACAATGAAATGTATTGTAATACATTGATTATAAATAGAATATTGACCATTAAAGCCTGTGAATTTACAAACCCGTTGAAAAGCCCTGCGGTCACAACCGGTTTTCGGAAAAAGAATGGGTGCTGTCCGGGCGAGCCGAAGGCTCGTAAGTTCACACATTCCCGAAAAACGGGCCTTGAACGGGGAAAAAGGCTTTTCACGGAGCGCCCTTTCTTTGGTTACTTCCTTTGGGCGCGCAAAGGAAGTAACATATAAAAAGTGTTCTTAAAAAAATGGGGAGTGCCACCGATTTACATGCCCTTGACAGCAGCAAAACTATACACTTCATTATCGGGCGCGTAAAAAAGATATTTTTTCACCACTCCTTGAACAAAGTTACGAATTTTCTCGCCGGTACAGATAAAAATGAACGGTCCGAGCACTTGAAATGCTCTGACAGTCCGGAGGAACGATGAAAAGAATATTTATTTCAGGCCATGTGATATTTTTTCTTTCTCTGTTCACCTTCATCCTTTTCCCCCGGTGTGAAATCACTGCCCAGAATCTCCGGACGCCCGTGGATTATATCGGTTACCCCGTCGGGGCCGATTACAAGCTTGCACGGTGGAAAACAATCGTCGATTATTTCCGGTATGTGGATGAAAACTCCGACCGGGTCGTCACGAGGGACATGGGCACCACCACGGAAGGACGCCCGTTCATCATCGCCGAGATATCCTCGCCCGATGCCGTACACGATTTTGCCCGTCACAGGGAAAACCAGCGGAAAATCGCCGATCCGCGTCTTATCAGGGATGAAGCGGAAGAACGCCGCCTCATAGACGAAAGCCGTGTAGTGATTCTGATAAATTGCAGTCTTCATGCATCGGAAATCGCCGCAACCCAGATGTCCATGGAGCTCCTCTACGACCTCGCAGCCGGAACATCGCCGGAAATCAACGACATCCTCGCGCGGACCATCATCCTCATCGTTCCTTCCGCGAACCCGGACGGGCTCGAAACGGTTATCGACTGGTACGAGCGCTCGCTCGGGAAGCCATGGGAAGGTTCGGGCATGCCGTGGCTCTATCATCCCTATGCGGGCCATGACAACAACCGCGACTGGTTCATGCTCAATCTCAAGGAGACACGGCTCGAAACGGAGCTCATCTATGGCGAGTGGCTGCCGACAATCGTTTACGATATCCACCAG of bacterium contains these proteins:
- a CDS encoding class I SAM-dependent methyltransferase, which gives rise to MKESQPGKKIKERIIETDQGIQGESDVKIFDQMQRNLRDKGYMETDDIIKFGIDKGEVLEIGPGPGYLGLEWLKKTEGTVLKGVEISGNMISMAMKNASDYKLENRVGYKNGRAEEIPFADDTFDAVFSNGSLHEWSEPGKAFAEIYRVLKPGGKFHISDLKRNMNPFVVWFMKINVKPAEIRPGLVSSINAAYIKSEIEEILAETGLKNAEVSENIFGLLIKGGKQP
- a CDS encoding peptidylprolyl isomerase, with amino-acid sequence MNFQIIQRITLLVLVLNSGLIPRIYGDPKQPVKSPVQYRLRQIMMDAVVSPRRDAEVRKLAETVLAEASKGGNFTALAKRYSQEPGAGKTGGDLGFFTRSQMVKPFSDAVFAMKPGEIRGLVKTQYGYHIINLIAINGDKRHARHILFMLTPDRADSMAVLETLASIRTRLIGGERFETLFARYNTYDTLADTDGYMVWQKPGDMLPDFANAVMGLDTGAISRPFVSIIGFHIVLVDSINYNPGKLLKGFPPYIEERLKNKNVKKP
- a CDS encoding sodium:alanine symporter family protein, producing the protein MEFIHALLVKISDVLWGIPLMIALIGTGLYLTVNLGFVQFRYMAKALRMIFLPPHDETSPGDISHFQALMTALAATVGTGNIAGVGTAIAMGGPGGMFWMWVTGLVGMATKYSEAMLAIRYRTIEPNGTVAGGPMFYIEKGLKCKWLAIVFAACASVAAFGTGNMIQSNSVAEAIHGAFGIPNWITGITIAVLAGMVIIGGIKSIGKVTQVFVPIMIAFYMIAGLIAVFMNLHLFPMALKSIFVHALTGKAVFGGVVGAGVKEAMRYGLARGLLSNESGQGSSPIAAAAARTDHPVTQALVSMTQTFIDTMVVCSMTGFIIVMSQSIGTETGAKLTAISFDTLLGSVAIGNLVTAIGLAVFAYSTILGWSYYGEISMEYLFGLGVIKYYRFIFVIFVFIGAILQLETVWAFADVMNACMALPNLLALVLLGGELRKIHKDYFSGRFEYRVSTDT
- a CDS encoding UvrB/UvrC motif-containing protein; the protein is MKYDIGHILKNWPYNPDDDLVVRIIDTPEGPKLQMRIDMGIIQMELDGHPAGENPEGFESWLEYYERQRDIYEAGKVDDFFSLTSDDCKILRHEGVQYYYRYLSLMKLEDYPRVVRDTDRNRRLFAFVKKYAPGEIDRWSLDQFRPYIIMMNTRAKASIRLRENPATGIEEAVELFDTGIGEIMEFYNEYGLAEEIESSVELSILKALKNEFLRKSPPSLEDELKKAVTEERFEDAARIRDKIRNRPKRK
- a CDS encoding LamG domain-containing protein — its product is MNRFLVITAVPAFLLVFSCSFFKPGANTTKEPGQIVWNIDNLTSIGGNTPTVLGSPRCIDTPRGKALLFDGVRDALVMDSHPLEGATAFTIEIVFRPDRDGAPEQRFLHLQEDGGDNRLLIETRLIENSRWSLDTYMKSGETDQTLLEMGNTHPLGEWYNAAFVFDGREMRHYINGVMELSAGIASFTPPKAGKTSIGVRINRVYWFKGAVRTVRFTRRALSPKEFLKP